A single region of the Kocuria rosea genome encodes:
- a CDS encoding RecQ family ATP-dependent DNA helicase, with protein sequence MGAATGAGGRAAPVTAERLREVAASGFGITEFREGQLEAMAAAAAGRDVLAVMPTGHGKSAIYQVPGAALPGTAVVVSPLIALQHDQVEAINEDLGAEVAFAVNSAVGARRERAAWDAVARGDAKFLFLAPEQLAREEITERLAAHPPSLFVVDEAHCISSWGHDFRPDYLVLQEAVERMGRPAVVALTATASPHTRAEIVDRLGLRDPLVLVHSFDRPNIELRVVRHHQASDKRRAVLDEVAGLAGPGLVYVATRRETEDYAAELVRRGVRAEAYHAGRRRSERDEVHARFHGDELDVVVATTAFGMGIDKPDVRFVVHADIPDSLDSYYQEIGRAGRDGRPALAVLHYRSEDLGLQQYFAGAAPERADLEEVLRAVLGHGPVRARELREHTGLGPRAQARALHLLEHSGGVLARPEGYRAVDGVAPEDAVAAALAEAEAQHRIDRSRIDMMRGYAETDGCRRDWLLHYFGEETDGWCGNCDTCSETGSAAEAAERSAATPHGWEIQSPVTHREWGHGIVMGAEPDRITVLFDAVGYKELSLRLIEEHDGLLVRGSGERPDEGP encoded by the coding sequence GTGGGTGCCGCCACGGGCGCGGGCGGGCGCGCCGCACCGGTCACCGCGGAACGGCTCCGGGAGGTCGCCGCGTCCGGCTTCGGCATCACGGAGTTCCGCGAGGGCCAGCTCGAGGCGATGGCGGCGGCGGCGGCCGGCCGGGACGTCCTGGCGGTGATGCCCACCGGCCACGGCAAGTCCGCGATCTACCAGGTCCCGGGCGCCGCCCTGCCCGGGACCGCCGTGGTGGTGTCCCCGCTGATCGCCCTCCAGCACGACCAGGTCGAGGCGATCAACGAGGACCTCGGGGCGGAGGTCGCCTTCGCGGTGAACTCCGCGGTGGGGGCGCGGCGCGAGCGCGCCGCCTGGGACGCCGTGGCGCGCGGGGACGCGAAGTTCCTCTTCCTCGCCCCCGAGCAGCTGGCCAGGGAGGAGATCACCGAGCGGCTCGCCGCGCACCCGCCGTCCCTGTTCGTGGTGGACGAGGCGCACTGCATCTCCTCGTGGGGCCACGACTTCCGCCCCGACTACCTGGTGCTGCAGGAGGCCGTCGAGCGGATGGGGCGCCCGGCCGTCGTGGCCCTGACTGCCACCGCCTCCCCGCACACCCGGGCAGAGATCGTCGACCGGCTGGGCCTGCGCGACCCCCTGGTCCTGGTGCACAGCTTCGACCGGCCCAACATCGAGCTGCGGGTGGTGCGCCACCACCAGGCCTCCGACAAGCGCCGGGCGGTGCTCGACGAGGTCGCCGGGCTCGCCGGCCCGGGGCTGGTCTACGTCGCCACCCGCCGGGAGACGGAGGACTACGCCGCGGAGCTGGTCCGGCGCGGCGTGCGTGCCGAGGCCTACCACGCGGGACGCCGGAGGTCCGAGCGGGACGAGGTGCACGCCCGGTTCCACGGCGACGAGCTGGACGTGGTGGTGGCCACCACCGCCTTCGGGATGGGCATCGACAAGCCGGACGTGCGCTTCGTGGTGCACGCGGACATCCCCGACTCCCTGGACAGCTACTACCAGGAGATCGGCCGGGCCGGCCGGGACGGGAGGCCTGCCCTCGCCGTGCTGCACTACCGCTCCGAGGACCTGGGGCTCCAGCAGTACTTCGCCGGCGCCGCCCCCGAGCGGGCGGACCTCGAGGAGGTCCTCCGCGCCGTCCTCGGGCACGGGCCGGTCCGGGCCCGCGAGCTGCGCGAGCACACCGGCCTCGGCCCCCGCGCCCAGGCCCGGGCCCTGCACCTGCTCGAGCACAGCGGCGGCGTGCTGGCCCGGCCCGAGGGCTACCGGGCCGTAGACGGGGTCGCGCCGGAGGACGCCGTCGCCGCCGCGCTCGCGGAGGCCGAGGCCCAGCACCGGATCGACCGCTCGCGGATCGACATGATGCGGGGCTACGCCGAGACGGACGGGTGCCGGCGGGACTGGCTGCTCCACTACTTCGGCGAGGAGACCGACGGCTGGTGCGGCAACTGCGACACCTGCTCGGAGACCGGCTCCGCCGCCGAGGCCGCGGAGCGGTCCGCCGCCACCCCGCACGGCTGGGAGATCCAGAGCCCGGTCACCCACCGCGAGTGGGGCCACGGGATCGTGATGGGCGCGGAGCCGGACCGGATCACCGTGCTGTTCGACGCGGTCGGGTACAAGGAGCTGTCCCTGCGCCTGATCGAGGAGCACGACGGGCTGCTGGTGCGCGGCTCCGGGGAACGGCCGGATGAGGGACCGTGA